One Romboutsia sp. 13368 genomic window carries:
- a CDS encoding YkvI family membrane protein — translation MKNKSDIKEIFTLAGTYISVCIGSGFATGQEIMQFFSAHGMISILSNIICMGIMSYCGASLLKIGNKARLRSSSDIFTYLCGKHIGNLFKIFMPIFFFCSFIVMLSGAGASINQYYGISKNLGSMILAIITLVSVLLGINKVISILGNIGPMIAMISIGVGIVTIFRNIDSLHMANEIIGTLNMNKAVDNWWITGIVYSGLNLIIATPFLAGVGATASNKKNCIWGGVIGGIVFMVAAMTLNLGIMSDIQNTYITEIPTLYMAKNIGPVVGMMFSLMLIAGIYTTAVPLLWSVCDSFSEEKTNKFTFIAVACTFIGFIASRLPFSMLVNIIYPLSGLFGIIIIISIFIRNIVKPVNGIVKLFYSTR, via the coding sequence ATGAAAAACAAAAGTGATATTAAAGAGATTTTTACACTTGCAGGTACATATATATCAGTGTGTATAGGATCAGGATTTGCTACAGGACAAGAGATTATGCAATTTTTTTCAGCTCATGGAATGATAAGTATATTGTCTAATATTATATGCATGGGAATAATGTCATACTGTGGTGCTAGTTTACTTAAAATAGGAAATAAAGCAAGGTTAAGGTCAAGTAGTGATATATTTACATATTTATGTGGAAAACATATAGGAAATTTATTTAAAATATTTATGCCAATATTTTTCTTTTGTAGCTTTATAGTAATGTTATCTGGAGCAGGAGCATCTATAAATCAGTATTATGGAATTAGTAAAAATTTAGGTTCAATGATTTTAGCTATTATAACTTTAGTATCAGTTCTTCTTGGAATAAATAAAGTTATAAGTATATTAGGTAATATAGGTCCGATGATAGCAATGATATCTATAGGTGTTGGAATAGTTACTATATTTAGAAATATAGACTCATTGCATATGGCCAATGAAATTATAGGAACTTTAAATATGAATAAGGCGGTTGATAACTGGTGGATTACGGGTATAGTGTATAGTGGTTTAAATTTAATAATAGCTACACCATTTTTGGCTGGAGTAGGAGCAACTGCTAGTAATAAGAAAAATTGTATTTGGGGTGGTGTTATAGGTGGAATAGTTTTTATGGTTGCAGCTATGACATTAAATCTGGGAATAATGTCAGATATTCAAAATACATATATAACAGAAATACCAACATTATATATGGCTAAAAATATAGGACCTGTAGTAGGTATGATGTTTTCATTAATGTTAATAGCAGGAATATATACAACAGCAGTTCCACTTTTATGGAGTGTATGTGATAGTTTTTCAGAAGAAAAAACAAATAAATTTACTTTTATTGCTGTTGCTTGTACATTTATAGGATTTATAGCATCAAGACTTCCATTTTCAATGCTTGTAAATATAATATATCCTCTGTCAGGTTTATTTGGAATAATTATAATTATTTCAATTTTTATTAGAAATATAGTGAAACCAGTTAATGGTATAGTAAAATTATTTTATTCAACAAGGTAA
- a CDS encoding BMP family ABC transporter substrate-binding protein, with translation MITDVAGVNDQSFNQSAWEGLQKAEKELGVKVKYLESKQDSDYATNIETLVDEEVDLILGVGMKLAPAIEEAADLYPEQKFVLVDEELTGKDNVKSILFNXXEQSGYLVGLIAGRMTKXNNVGFIGGMDIGVINTFKYGYMAGVKAANPDAEIQSQYANSFTDQAKGKAIANQMXSKDVDIIFSAAGNVGSGAIEAAREKNKYAIGVDMDQNSLAPENVITSAMKRVDIGVYDXIXKAVNNELK, from the coding sequence ATGATAACAGACGTAGCAGGAGTAAACGATCAAAGTTTTAACCAAAGTGCTTGGGAAGGTCTTCAAAAAGCTGAAAAAGAATTAGGTGTAAAAGTTAAGTACTTAGAATCAAAGCAAGATTCAGATTATGCAACAAATATAGAAACACTAGTTGATGAAGAAGTAGACTTAATATTAGGTGTAGGTATGAAATTAGCTCCAGCTATAGAAGAAGCAGCTGATTTATATCCAGAACAAAAATTTGTATTAGTAGATGAAGAATTAACAGGTAAAGATAATGTAAAAAGTATATTATTCAACANNNCAGAACAATCAGGATATCTAGTAGGATTAATAGCTGGTAGAATGACTAAAAYTAACAAYGTTGGATTTATAGGCGGAATGGATATAGGTGTTATAAATACATTTAAATACGGATATATGGCAGGGGTAAAAGCTGCTAACCCAGATGCAGAAATACAATCTCAATATGCAAACTCATTCACAGACCAAGCTAAAGGTAAAGCTATAGCTAATCAAATGTWTTCAAAAGATGTTGATATTATATTCTCTGCAGCTGGAAATGTTGGTTCTGGTGCAATAGAAGCGGCTAGAGAAAAGAATAAATATGCAATAGGTGTTGATATGGACCAAAATAGTTTAGCTCCAGAAAATGTTATTACATCTGCTATGAAAAGAGTAGATATAGGTGTTTATGATKTAATAKAAAAAGCGGTAAATAATGAACTTAAAGA